TCACATTCTTCAAGCCGAATTGGAATTATGTAAATTTCATCTTCAGGCTGTTCGGATGCAACATCCAACGCATATTTTATTTCCTTCTGTATATATCCTGCCTTGTTGGTTGATTTGTTACTCAAACAGACTAACACAACATCTGATGATTTAACGGCTTTGGGTATTTCAAGCCGCCAGTCTTGACCAGGTAATAAATCTTCTTCGTCAAGCCAGGGGTCTATGCCATATTCTGTTAACTGATTATATAAGTCACGCACAGCGGGTTTGTCTCCAGAAGCATGACACAAGAAGGCTTTCAATTTCGTCTTATTTGTCGGAGTTCGTTTTGATGTTTTCTCAAAAAATATTTTTTCTGATACATCTTTTGTTTCGGCAAACTCATTTAAGAACGCTTCAATTGCGATAATAATTTGTGGCTCTATATTTGCTTCAAGTAATTTTGATTTGCACTCTGAATCAAGTTGAGGCTTTTTTATCTTGAATACCTTGTCTGGCTTGTATGCTGTAAGGTCAAAAATACAACCTTTAGTTTCAAGGTGAAAAAGGTCAAGATAATCGGTTGTGTGCTTATGTGATTTATATATTGTCCAAAGTATATGGGGAAGCAAGGAGATAACAATATATTCTTCAACTGTCCTATTTGCTAACGTGTAAATCTCCTTTGTCTGGAACAAAGTCAAGGCAATACAGTTTGAGCCAACCGAGCGCACAAAGAAATTATCTTCAAGTGGTGCTTGAGTAATACCAACTCGAATCACTGTTTTAAAAATATCTATTGGTTGAGTAGAAAGAATGCCATGAACGTATGAATCGCTAAAATACTTCGATGTAGAGTAATCTATAATCAAAGACTTATCGTGCGAAACGGCATTCAAAACGCTGTTGTCAATACTGTTGATTAGTGAAGTTATCTTTTGAAAATTGACAAAATCTAAATCGCCAAGTTTGAAGAAGTGGATTTCCAGCATTGCTACTTTCTTTGTTTTGATATGTGCGTAAATGTGTTTACAAACTGGCTAACAATGTTTAGACTGATCTGCCTAATCCAGAAAAGGCAGAAAGCTTTTTTCTGTATAAGACAACCCCATAA
This genomic window from Chlorobaculum limnaeum contains:
- a CDS encoding toll/interleukin-1 receptor domain-containing protein, whose amino-acid sequence is MLEIHFFKLGDLDFVNFQKITSLINSIDNSVLNAVSHDKSLIIDYSTSKYFSDSYVHGILSTQPIDIFKTVIRVGITQAPLEDNFFVRSVGSNCIALTLFQTKEIYTLANRTVEEYIVISLLPHILWTIYKSHKHTTDYLDLFHLETKGCIFDLTAYKPDKVFKIKKPQLDSECKSKLLEANIEPQIIIAIEAFLNEFAETKDVSEKIFFEKTSKRTPTNKTKLKAFLCHASGDKPAVRDLYNQLTEYGIDPWLDEEDLLPGQDWRLEIPKAVKSSDVVLVCLSNKSTNKAGYIQKEIKYALDVASEQPEDEIYIIPIRLEECDVPEALSRWHWVNLSQQNGFERLMRSLCIRAESKQRLQPSMKAI